One part of the Dyadobacter sp. 676 genome encodes these proteins:
- a CDS encoding acyltransferase domain-containing protein yields MKLLEKSRILDSALKKLGVKPDMNAGHSLGEWLAGRSSGLASEASVLQLLTRLNPELFEVKNTRFLAVGCGYDQLKPWLEGRPDIYLSIDNCPQQVILCGTVEAVEDFSAVLRAHQIFHQQLPFQSGFHSPFVKDKLDRILDGLETMEFRQTGIPLWSATTLDLYPESFDEIRSLSIEHLVKPVRFRELIDKLYAENVRMFVQVGSGGLVGFVDDTLKGKSYSAIASNVPIRGGLQQIQRVMAALFVEGKAIDLTFMGVGAQQTARKPMKLQLGSPFVTSFDSLKKITVHQPKKELALDDVANPVMRALSANLHEIALVQSEIAGLIRNRPVAAPAARANVRPETIKQPAQRAPFKKQLDVSLQNSPWLIDHSLLKQKPGWHCVEDMDPVIPMTMIFEVFGDIAREQAPGLRVQKIMAIKVFQWMNVVEPFRETVTGEWKNPALVYLDLDKYANAEVQLSETKGVPEATGYDIGESLGITITPEQIYRENMFHGPAYQGIREVKSIARNGITGLISGSAGKGSLLDNAGQLFGLWLQLTLTKDRIAFPVKINEVEFYGEMEDQAGIFECTCRLTELTDEFATADFILKRDGEVWSIIRGWQNRRLEIDDKLWNVSMAPLQNVLSEEVAPGVFLFRNAYQRVVSWDFILKRYFNQPEKQHQRSLMPNKKKEWMISRVAAKDATRMLLLRSRGEAYFPIEFEIRSDGVGKPFLDGPMTGGIHISLAHKNLEAVAIASDKGPVGIDIEEIQPRSSGFTEIVFTPLEMALLEGRDQDEWMTRCWVAKEAFGKMLGKGLMGNPRAYQIEEIKENALRIQDTWINTIKHFNYIIGWTN; encoded by the coding sequence ATGAAGCTGCTCGAAAAAAGCAGGATTCTCGACTCGGCCCTTAAAAAACTGGGTGTAAAACCCGATATGAATGCAGGTCACAGTCTCGGCGAATGGCTTGCCGGGCGCTCGTCCGGCCTGGCCTCCGAAGCGTCCGTACTGCAACTTCTTACCCGGCTAAACCCTGAACTTTTCGAAGTCAAAAACACCCGGTTCCTCGCGGTGGGCTGCGGCTACGATCAATTGAAACCCTGGCTCGAAGGACGTCCCGACATTTATTTGTCGATCGACAATTGCCCGCAGCAGGTGATCCTTTGTGGTACCGTCGAAGCTGTCGAGGATTTCTCGGCCGTTCTCCGCGCGCATCAGATCTTCCATCAGCAGCTTCCGTTCCAGTCCGGCTTCCATTCGCCTTTCGTCAAGGACAAGCTGGACCGGATACTGGACGGGCTCGAAACGATGGAATTCCGGCAAACGGGTATTCCGTTGTGGTCGGCCACGACGCTGGACCTTTATCCGGAATCATTCGACGAAATCCGTTCGCTTAGCATCGAGCACCTTGTGAAACCGGTGCGCTTCCGCGAGTTGATCGACAAATTGTATGCCGAGAATGTCCGGATGTTCGTGCAGGTAGGTTCGGGCGGGCTTGTAGGCTTCGTAGACGACACGTTGAAAGGGAAATCGTACAGCGCCATCGCCTCGAATGTACCGATCCGCGGCGGGTTACAGCAAATCCAGCGCGTGATGGCCGCATTGTTCGTGGAAGGCAAGGCGATCGACCTCACATTCATGGGCGTCGGGGCGCAGCAAACGGCGCGCAAACCAATGAAGCTGCAATTGGGCTCTCCATTCGTGACATCATTCGATTCCCTTAAAAAGATTACGGTGCACCAGCCGAAAAAGGAGCTTGCGCTCGACGACGTGGCAAATCCGGTGATGCGGGCATTGTCGGCCAACCTGCATGAAATTGCACTGGTGCAGTCGGAAATCGCCGGACTGATCCGTAACCGGCCGGTAGCGGCACCTGCCGCACGCGCCAACGTCCGGCCGGAGACCATTAAACAGCCCGCACAGCGCGCGCCATTTAAAAAACAGCTCGACGTATCCCTGCAAAACAGCCCCTGGCTCATCGACCATTCGCTCCTCAAACAAAAGCCGGGCTGGCATTGTGTGGAGGATATGGACCCGGTAATCCCAATGACAATGATCTTCGAAGTTTTCGGCGACATCGCGCGCGAGCAGGCGCCCGGGCTGCGCGTACAGAAAATCATGGCTATCAAGGTATTCCAATGGATGAATGTGGTGGAGCCCTTCCGCGAAACCGTGACCGGCGAATGGAAAAACCCTGCCCTCGTTTACCTCGACCTTGACAAATACGCGAATGCGGAAGTGCAGCTTTCGGAAACGAAGGGTGTACCCGAAGCAACCGGTTACGATATCGGCGAGTCGCTCGGTATAACCATTACGCCCGAGCAGATTTACCGCGAAAATATGTTCCATGGCCCCGCTTACCAGGGTATCCGGGAGGTAAAAAGCATCGCCCGGAACGGTATTACCGGGCTTATTTCCGGCAGCGCCGGCAAGGGCTCTCTGCTCGACAACGCGGGCCAACTCTTCGGGCTGTGGCTGCAACTGACATTGACCAAAGATCGGATCGCCTTCCCGGTGAAGATCAACGAAGTGGAATTCTACGGCGAAATGGAGGACCAGGCGGGTATTTTCGAATGCACCTGCCGCCTTACCGAGCTCACCGACGAATTCGCCACCGCCGATTTCATTCTCAAACGCGACGGCGAAGTGTGGTCGATCATCCGTGGTTGGCAAAACCGCCGTCTGGAAATCGACGACAAGCTCTGGAACGTATCGATGGCACCCTTGCAAAACGTGCTTTCGGAAGAAGTGGCGCCCGGCGTGTTCCTTTTCCGCAATGCTTACCAGCGTGTTGTTTCGTGGGATTTTATTTTAAAAAGATATTTTAACCAGCCCGAAAAGCAGCACCAGCGAAGCCTGATGCCTAATAAAAAGAAGGAATGGATGATCAGTCGGGTCGCGGCCAAGGATGCCACGCGTATGCTGCTGCTGCGCTCGCGGGGGGAAGCTTACTTTCCGATCGAGTTCGAAATCCGTTCCGACGGGGTGGGCAAGCCGTTCCTGGATGGCCCGATGACCGGAGGCATTCATATTTCCCTGGCTCATAAGAACCTCGAAGCGGTCGCGATTGCCAGCGACAAAGGTCCGGTGGGGATCGATATCGAAGAAATACAACCGCGGAGCTCAGGTTTCACGGAGATCGTTTTCACACCTTTGGAAATGGCGCTGCTGGAAGGCCGGGACCAGGACGAATGGATGACCCGCTGCTGGGTGGCGAAGGAAGCATTCGGCAAAATGCTGGGAAAAGGGCTTATGGGTAACCCCAGGGCTTATCAGATTGAAGAAATTAAAGAAAATGCATTACGCATTCAGGACACCTGGATCAATACTATCAAACATTTTAATTACATCATCGGATGGACCAACTGA
- a CDS encoding phosphopantetheine-binding protein, giving the protein MDQLIQENKLSKEEVFETLNQFIAEVIGEEFVEEMDITPASSFTKDLEMDSIEIVSFSEKVKNHFGPNIDFTGWLSNMDLDEIIQLKLEDIINYIRECQ; this is encoded by the coding sequence ATGGACCAACTGATACAAGAAAACAAGCTGAGCAAGGAGGAAGTTTTTGAAACGCTCAACCAGTTCATCGCTGAGGTAATTGGCGAGGAGTTTGTGGAGGAAATGGATATCACGCCTGCCAGCTCGTTTACCAAAGACCTCGAAATGGACAGTATAGAGATCGTCTCATTTTCGGAAAAAGTCAAAAACCATTTCGGACCGAACATCGATTTCACCGGTTGGCTGTCGAACATGGACCTGGACGAAATCATCCAGCTGAAACTCGAAGACATTATCAATTACATCCGGGAATGCCAGTAA
- a CDS encoding polyketide synthase translates to MKRNADIAIIGMSGIFPGAGDLGAFWENISAGVDAIETVPENRMGGLFFEENGPGVGMAADRFYCRRGGFIDNYAEFDPIQFGILPLAVEGTEPEQLLALSLAHKALADARAFTNGANFAKTGIIIGKGNYTGPGATRAIEIVRTGQQIVEVLQNILPDLKSEDLERVKKEFQQKKGRFSADTAMGLIPNLTASLVANRLDLGGTAYTLDAACASSLIAIDHAVQELNSGRADMMIAGGVHACQNAPFWSIFHQLGALSRNQQIRPFDRRADGLLIGEGCGFIVLKRLSDAIAGGDRIYAVIQGVGVSSDGAGASVMSPTVHGQVKAIRQAWEMAGISTNEIGYLEAHGTGTPLGDKTELETLAAVFGQGGAKAGIGSVKSMIGHAMPAAGIAGVIKAVLALYHGQLPPTLHCEEPVEALANTRFEPVKQLTDWQQSGLPRYAGVNAFGFGGINAHIVLEGWDKSPKKRATVATGGGSECRGPRRSFTPRSTDARSIAQSAGSRRKRNRQRQLPRGRFRADSRTHCQGYQDSFQKQCLAE, encoded by the coding sequence ATGAAAAGAAATGCAGATATCGCCATTATCGGAATGTCGGGTATTTTTCCGGGGGCGGGCGATCTGGGGGCCTTCTGGGAGAACATCAGCGCTGGTGTGGACGCCATTGAGACAGTGCCCGAAAACCGGATGGGCGGCCTGTTTTTTGAAGAAAACGGGCCGGGCGTCGGAATGGCTGCCGACCGGTTCTACTGCCGGCGCGGCGGTTTTATAGACAATTACGCCGAATTCGACCCGATCCAGTTCGGCATATTGCCACTGGCCGTGGAAGGCACCGAGCCTGAGCAGTTGCTTGCCCTCAGCCTGGCGCACAAAGCATTGGCGGACGCCCGCGCATTCACTAATGGCGCCAATTTTGCCAAAACCGGAATTATCATCGGTAAAGGCAATTACACCGGTCCCGGGGCGACCCGCGCGATCGAGATCGTGCGCACCGGGCAGCAAATCGTAGAAGTGCTGCAGAACATTCTTCCCGATCTCAAAAGCGAAGACCTCGAAAGGGTAAAAAAGGAATTTCAGCAAAAAAAAGGCCGTTTTTCAGCCGATACCGCGATGGGCCTCATTCCTAATCTGACGGCGTCGCTGGTGGCCAACCGCCTCGACCTCGGCGGTACCGCTTACACATTGGACGCGGCCTGCGCAAGTTCGTTGATCGCGATCGATCATGCCGTGCAGGAACTGAACTCAGGCAGGGCCGATATGATGATCGCCGGCGGGGTACACGCATGCCAGAACGCACCGTTCTGGAGCATATTCCACCAATTGGGCGCATTGTCCCGAAACCAGCAGATCAGGCCGTTCGACCGGCGTGCCGACGGATTGCTTATCGGCGAGGGCTGTGGTTTCATTGTATTAAAAAGACTTTCGGACGCTATTGCCGGCGGCGACCGTATTTATGCCGTGATCCAGGGAGTGGGCGTATCGAGCGACGGCGCGGGTGCGAGCGTAATGAGCCCTACCGTGCACGGCCAGGTGAAAGCCATCCGCCAGGCCTGGGAAATGGCCGGTATCAGTACCAACGAGATCGGCTATCTCGAAGCACATGGAACCGGCACGCCGTTGGGCGATAAAACCGAGCTGGAAACACTTGCCGCAGTTTTCGGGCAAGGTGGAGCCAAAGCGGGAATCGGGTCGGTTAAATCGATGATAGGCCATGCGATGCCTGCTGCTGGCATTGCGGGGGTTATCAAAGCCGTCCTGGCGTTGTATCACGGCCAACTGCCTCCCACCCTGCATTGCGAAGAGCCCGTGGAGGCGTTAGCCAATACGCGTTTCGAACCGGTAAAACAACTTACCGACTGGCAGCAATCGGGTTTGCCGCGGTATGCGGGGGTGAATGCATTCGGTTTTGGCGGTATTAATGCGCATATTGTGCTGGAAGGCTGGGACAAAAGTCCTAAAAAGCGGGCAACTGTTGCAACAGGGGGGGGATCCGAATGTCGCGGCCCGCGACGAAGTTTTACTCCTCGCTCGACCGACGCACGAAGCATTGCTCAAAGCGCTGGAAGCCGGCGAAAAAGAAACCGGCAGCGGCAATTACCGCGTGGCCGTTTTCGAGCCGACTCCCGAACGCATTGCCAAGGCTATCAAGATAGTTTCCAAAAACAATGTCTGGCGGAATAA
- a CDS encoding nucleotide disphospho-sugar-binding domain-containing protein, whose protein sequence is MPKYAFIVPPLTGHINPTLSVGAELLALGHEVAWISLDEQLQTKLPAGGQLLPIRYDQDDSEKQANAEYLDIITKKNVYGIESIKFLYEEVLVPLNRYMFDGIMQILRSWQPDVVINDHQVFAGGMAAHLLGIPYATSVTAPAAVKMMEDLPKIHEWEVKQIIGLQQELGIKGEKSLATSELLTLVFTSRAFFGEMELPNYYRFPGPVIANRIADIPFDWERLKNQTAPKILISIGTTFDHQFKRDFFTKVIDAFGEGEIFVIVVSDETLFETWPSNFLVQQRVPQLELLPHLDGVVCHAGHNTVSETLSNGLPLVVIPIAYDQSHVAGRVVANGCGVRLNFNRFKAPHLRNAVDEILNYPGYRLAAECIRESFREAGGTATAARWLDQISVNVFQNVFQNG, encoded by the coding sequence ATGCCCAAATACGCATTTATCGTCCCGCCGCTAACCGGCCACATTAACCCGACCCTCTCGGTAGGCGCAGAGCTTCTGGCGCTGGGCCACGAAGTGGCCTGGATCAGCCTTGACGAGCAATTACAGACAAAGTTGCCTGCGGGCGGCCAGTTACTGCCGATCCGCTACGACCAGGACGATTCCGAAAAACAGGCCAATGCCGAATACCTCGATATCATTACCAAAAAGAATGTCTATGGCATCGAGAGCATCAAGTTCCTGTACGAGGAAGTCCTCGTGCCGTTGAACCGCTATATGTTCGACGGCATTATGCAAATCCTTCGCAGCTGGCAACCCGATGTGGTCATCAACGACCATCAGGTTTTCGCCGGTGGCATGGCCGCGCATTTGCTGGGCATCCCCTACGCCACATCGGTAACCGCGCCGGCTGCCGTGAAAATGATGGAGGACCTGCCTAAAATCCACGAATGGGAAGTAAAACAAATCATTGGTCTGCAACAGGAGCTCGGCATTAAAGGCGAAAAATCGCTGGCGACATCCGAGCTTTTGACGCTCGTTTTCACGTCCAGGGCATTCTTTGGCGAAATGGAACTGCCCAACTACTACCGCTTTCCCGGCCCGGTTATCGCCAACCGCATTGCCGATATACCATTCGATTGGGAAAGATTGAAGAACCAGACGGCCCCCAAAATCCTCATTTCCATAGGCACCACTTTCGATCATCAGTTCAAAAGGGATTTTTTTACCAAAGTAATCGATGCGTTCGGAGAGGGTGAAATATTTGTGATAGTGGTTTCTGACGAGACTTTGTTCGAAACCTGGCCTTCCAATTTCCTGGTGCAGCAGCGGGTGCCACAGCTCGAATTACTGCCCCACCTCGATGGCGTGGTGTGTCACGCCGGCCATAATACCGTTTCGGAAACGCTATCCAACGGCCTGCCGCTCGTAGTGATCCCGATCGCTTACGACCAGTCGCACGTGGCCGGGCGCGTGGTGGCGAACGGATGCGGCGTAAGGCTCAATTTCAACCGGTTTAAAGCGCCGCATCTTAGAAATGCGGTCGACGAAATTTTAAATTATCCGGGCTACCGGCTCGCCGCGGAGTGCATCCGGGAGTCGTTCCGGGAAGCGGGCGGCACCGCAACCGCAGCCCGCTGGCTCGATCAGATATCCGTTAATGTCTTCCAGAATGTCTTCCAGAATGGCTAA
- a CDS encoding nucleotide disphospho-sugar-binding domain-containing protein, whose protein sequence is MKLIEAFGNEPITIVAATDPSVIDEWPENFIVQGFVPQAEIIPKMDAVICHGGFNTVNDTFMNGLPMLITPIAYDHFHTAALIERAGCGIKVRYKRLRVADVKNAMWELLENPKYRKAAQHVRDTFQAAGGNVKAVSLLEDFALVHRVTENA, encoded by the coding sequence TTGAAACTCATCGAAGCATTCGGCAACGAGCCGATCACCATCGTGGCGGCTACCGATCCGTCGGTAATCGACGAATGGCCGGAAAACTTTATTGTGCAGGGCTTCGTGCCCCAGGCGGAGATTATTCCTAAAATGGACGCCGTAATCTGCCACGGGGGCTTCAACACGGTGAACGACACTTTCATGAACGGCCTGCCGATGCTTATCACGCCCATCGCATACGACCATTTCCACACCGCGGCATTGATCGAGCGTGCGGGCTGCGGGATTAAGGTGAGATACAAACGCCTCCGGGTCGCCGACGTGAAAAACGCCATGTGGGAACTGCTCGAAAACCCGAAGTACCGCAAGGCGGCGCAGCATGTCCGGGATACTTTCCAGGCGGCAGGCGGTAATGTCAAAGCCGTGTCGCTCCTCGAAGATTTCGCGCTTGTCCACCGTGTAACCGAAAATGCCTAA
- a CDS encoding alpha/beta hydrolase, with protein sequence MPVITLPNVRLHVQELNPEGPETIIMIHGMFSNLAVYYFNIAPMLAAHYRVVLFDMKGHGMSEKVRTGYDLTSMTDDLSDLMDTLGIGSAHLAGYSYGGLVALKMATRFPGRVGKLAVIEGPDPSEQETLAIIDTYSKEFLIHYIENFADTTRLLAGKRQLEKNHRMYEFLFNETSIRSDMESEKTFFDDPSVAAIPHETLLIYGEMSNCVPSGHTLAAKLRNARLVLAPGDHNVPVQQPEIIGKQLTEFFRRPLTEVDGNGFEKFIVDNR encoded by the coding sequence ATGCCAGTAATCACCTTGCCAAACGTTCGCCTGCATGTACAGGAGCTGAATCCGGAAGGCCCGGAGACGATCATTATGATCCACGGGATGTTCAGCAACCTGGCTGTATACTATTTCAATATCGCCCCTATGCTCGCGGCGCATTACCGCGTGGTGCTGTTCGATATGAAAGGTCACGGCATGAGCGAGAAAGTGCGGACCGGCTACGACCTGACATCGATGACCGACGACCTTAGCGACCTGATGGACACGCTCGGTATCGGCTCGGCGCATCTGGCCGGTTACAGCTATGGCGGGCTCGTGGCATTGAAAATGGCCACCCGGTTCCCCGGGCGCGTAGGCAAGCTGGCGGTCATCGAAGGTCCCGATCCCAGCGAACAGGAAACGTTGGCGATCATCGATACATACAGCAAGGAGTTTCTGATCCATTACATCGAAAACTTCGCCGACACCACACGTCTGCTTGCAGGCAAGCGGCAATTGGAAAAAAATCACCGGATGTATGAGTTTTTGTTCAATGAGACTTCCATCCGGTCGGACATGGAATCGGAGAAAACGTTCTTCGACGACCCATCGGTGGCGGCGATTCCGCATGAGACATTGCTGATTTACGGCGAAATGTCGAATTGCGTCCCCTCCGGGCACACACTGGCCGCAAAACTCCGAAACGCGAGGCTGGTACTCGCTCCCGGCGATCACAATGTACCCGTGCAGCAACCGGAAATCATCGGAAAACAATTGACAGAATTTTTCAGACGGCCGTTGACTGAAGTCGACGGAAATGGATTTGAGAAATTCATAGTAGATAATAGATAA
- a CDS encoding condensation domain-containing protein: MKRNLLFLERVLFGDGTEPFHGVYALKINGEIDHVRLTIALTRLQEKYAMLQTAIGTDAHGAPYFHIPVSRPHIPLRIVERTGDHDWNRETVRELGTSFDIKNGPLLRVTWVRSGEVSDLVMAFHHCMCDGGSGVALLTDLLTLLDDPQAEIGKAPVFGSIRDLIPAEILDNRRSRLKATLSAALVHAGLALGSLFINKKQKPAPRSGDYLINWKLAANQSKALFAYCKKESVTVNTAIGLALLEAFKAINGEGSHGKATCPVDIRRYMPEVKRDMLFSYGLALNIDLAQSIGTSFWARAKALQEHVSRQMAKLNPYEFTMIMEASHKSVRRLREFLTYAKVGNDFMFSNMGKLDIPSRYRNFTIDTIYSPTVIGPFANPNTIITTTFNGQMDFSFVSNEAFLPRETAMQIREKAMQILFQTVAVTDSVRL, translated from the coding sequence ATGAAACGAAACCTGCTTTTCCTCGAAAGAGTGCTGTTTGGCGATGGTACCGAGCCATTCCACGGGGTTTATGCCCTCAAAATCAATGGAGAGATCGACCATGTGCGGCTGACGATCGCACTCACCCGCTTGCAGGAAAAGTATGCGATGCTACAAACGGCCATCGGCACCGATGCCCATGGAGCACCGTATTTTCACATCCCGGTTTCCCGGCCGCATATCCCGCTCAGGATCGTGGAACGGACAGGTGACCACGACTGGAACCGCGAAACGGTCCGCGAGCTGGGAACTTCGTTCGATATAAAGAACGGTCCGCTGCTGCGCGTTACCTGGGTCCGCTCCGGGGAGGTCTCCGACCTGGTTATGGCTTTCCATCATTGCATGTGCGACGGCGGTTCCGGCGTGGCATTGCTTACGGATTTGCTGACCTTGCTGGACGATCCCCAGGCCGAGATCGGCAAAGCACCGGTATTTGGAAGCATTCGCGACCTTATACCGGCCGAAATACTGGATAATCGCCGCAGCCGGCTCAAAGCCACACTTTCCGCCGCGCTGGTTCATGCCGGGTTGGCGTTAGGCTCATTATTTATTAATAAAAAACAAAAACCAGCCCCGCGTTCGGGCGATTACCTGATCAACTGGAAACTTGCCGCCAACCAGTCGAAAGCGCTATTCGCCTATTGTAAAAAAGAAAGCGTAACGGTGAATACCGCCATCGGTCTGGCTTTGCTCGAGGCATTTAAGGCCATAAATGGCGAAGGTTCGCATGGCAAGGCGACCTGCCCCGTAGATATCCGCCGCTACATGCCGGAGGTGAAACGCGACATGCTCTTTTCATACGGCCTCGCGCTGAATATAGATCTGGCACAATCCATCGGCACCAGTTTCTGGGCGAGGGCCAAAGCCTTGCAGGAGCATGTTTCCAGGCAAATGGCGAAACTTAATCCCTACGAATTCACCATGATCATGGAGGCATCGCACAAATCGGTCCGCCGATTGCGCGAGTTTCTGACCTACGCCAAAGTAGGCAACGATTTTATGTTCTCCAATATGGGCAAGCTCGATATCCCCTCCAGGTACCGGAACTTCACGATCGATACGATTTACAGCCCGACGGTGATCGGGCCATTTGCCAACCCGAACACGATCATTACCACTACTTTTAACGGACAGATGGATTTTTCGTTTGTCTCGAACGAAGCGTTCCTGCCCCGCGAAACAGCCATGCAAATCCGCGAAAAGGCTATGCAAATCCTTTTTCAAACCGTTGCCGTGACAGATTCCGTGCGTTTATGA